From Nicotiana tabacum cultivar K326 chromosome 15, ASM71507v2, whole genome shotgun sequence, the proteins below share one genomic window:
- the LOC107777494 gene encoding pentatricopeptide repeat-containing protein At4g32430, mitochondrial-like gives MFTRRLIPPKTLYTVPLHRQWLAQNLRSFHNARQVFDKSLKPALVSIHQSMLNWIHQNCKIEALKLFKNQLQMGISEIDEVAIALALKGCRENVNLGSQIHSLAITSGFISFTTVPNSLMSMYCKNGHFNKALCVFNALDFPDRVSYNTLLSGFENGKEALSFALWMHSIGFLFDAVSYTTALSHCTNEEEFRFGIQLHSPVLKFGLENDVFVGNALVTMYSKWGSNMAEAERVFYEMLHKDLVSWNALLSGYAQEGSYSCQATLGFREMMKAGVKPDHVSFTSAVSACGQERSLDLAKQIHGLVIKMAYGTHISVCNVLISLYYKCDVTEDANKVFQSMTERNVVSWTTMLSMNDESAVSVFNGMRRDGVYPNHVTFVGLIHSITVKSSLPEGQMIHGFCLKMNFFSELNVANSFISMYAKFELMEDVFKVFEELDQRDLISWNALISAYAQNGMSREALQTFLSASMELPPNEYTFGSVLSAIASSECISLKHGQRCHACLIKRGFNRNPIVSGALLDMYAKRGSIAESRGVFYEIADRSQVSWTAIISAHSRHGDYESVMALFKEMKNKGVSPDSITFLSILTACGRKGMVDMGVDIFNSMVRDYSIEPSSEHYSCMVDMFGRAGRLKEAEIFLAQIPGGPGLSVLQSLLGACRIYGNVEMATKVANTLIALEPEQSGSYVLMSNLFAEKGQWEKVANIRKGMRDKGVRKEIGFSWVDVIGSIDCSLNLHGFSSDDKSHPQTEEIYRMAEWIGSELKYLEHEEEESESVALACII, from the coding sequence ATGTTTACCCGCCGTCTAATTCCTCCTAAAACCCTCTACACAGTCCCCTTACACCGGCAGTGGTTGGCACAAAATCTCCGTTCATTTCACAATGCAcgccaagtgtttgataaaagtCTTAAACCAGCTCTTGTTTCCATTCACCAATCCATGCTCAATTGGATACACCAAAACTGTAAAATTGAAGCTCTTAAGCTATTCAAGAATCAGCTCCAAATGGGTATCTCAGAAATCGATGAAGTTGCAATAGCCTTAGCTCTAAAGGGTTGTCGTGAAAATGTAAATCTTGGGTCTCAAATCCACAGCTTGGCCATTACCAGTGGGTTCATTTCATTTACAACAGTCCCAAATTCATTAATGAGCATGTACTGTAAAAATGGGCATTTCAATAAGGCATTGTGTGTGTTTAATGCCCTTGATTTTCCTGATAGAGTTTCTTATAATACCCTGCTTTCGGGTTTTGAAAATGGTAAAGAGGCATTGAGTTTTGCACTTTGGATGCATTCCATTGGGTTTCTGTTTGATGCTGTGAGTTATACTACTGCTCTTAGTCATTGCACGAACGAAGAGGAATTTCGTTTTGGTATCCAATTGCATTCTCCTGTTTTGAAGTTCGGATTGGAGAATGACGTTTTCGTTGGGAATGCACTTGTGACTATGTATTCGAAGTGGGGTAGTAATATGGCCGAAGCTGAAAGAGTGTTTTATGAAATGTTGCATAAAGATTTGGTTTCGTGGAACGCATTGCTCTCAGGCTATGCACAGGAAGGGAGTTACTCGTGCCAAGCCACTTTGGGGTTTAGGGAAATGATGAAGGCAGGAGTGAAACCTGATCATGTGTCGTTCACCAGTGCTGTATCTGCTTGTGGACAGGAAAGATCTTTGGATCTTGCGAAGCAGATACATGGTTTGGTTATTAAGATGGCGTATGGTACTCACATTTCAGTGTGTAATGTTTTGATATCATTGTACTATAAGTGTGATGTCACCGAAGATGCAAATAAGGTTTTCCAAAGTATGACCGAACGTAACGTAGTGTCTTGGACGACAATGCTTTCTATGAATGATGAAAGTGCTGTATCTGTTTTTAATGGGATGCGGAGAGATGGGGTTTACCCTAATCACGTTACTTTTGTTGGATTAATTCATTCTATAACTGTCAAGAGTTCGTTACCAGAGGGCCAAATGATTCACGGATTTTGTTTAAAAATGAACTTCTTCTCCGAACTAAATGTTGCTAATAGCTTCATTAGCATGTATGCTAAGTTTGAATTAATGGAAGACGTGTTTAAAGTTTTTGAAGAGCTCGACCAGAGAGATCTCATATCGTGGAACGCATTGATTTCTGCATATGCTCAAAATGGAATGTCTCGGGAAGCTTTACAAACATTCTTGTCAGCATCAAtggagttgccacctaatgaatACACGTTTGGCAGTGTCTTGAGCGCAATCGCCTCATCTGAGTGCATTTCTTTAAAGCATGGCCAGCGATGCCATGCTTGTTTGATTAAGCGAGGTTTCAACAGGAATCCAATTGTTTCAGGTGCTCTTCTTGACATGTATGCTAAACGTGGGAGTATCGCTGAATCTCGAGGAGTTTTCTATGAGATAGCTGACAGGAGCCAAGTTTCGTGGACTGCTATTATTTCTGCTCATTCGAGGCATGGAGATTATGAATCGGTAATGGCTTTGTTTAAGGAGATGAAGAACAAAGGCGTGAGTCCAGACTCAATAACTTTTCTTTCTATACTAACAGCATGTGGTCGAAAAGGGATGGTTGATATGGGAGTAGATATTTTCAATTCCATGGTTAGAGATTACTCCATTGAACCATCTTCAGAGCACTATTCTTGTATGGTGGATATGTTTGGTCGGGCGGGGAGGTTAAAGGAGGCTGAAATATTTTTGGCTCAAATTCCAGGAGGACCTGGATTGTCTGTGTTGCAAAGCTTACTTGGTGCATGTAGGATTTATGGAAATGTGGAGATGGCAACAAAAGTAGCCAATACTTTGATTGCATTAGAACCAGAGCAGTCAGGTTCATATGTCTTGATGTCGAATTTGTTTGCAGAGAAGGGGCAATGGGAAAAGGTTGCAAACATCAGAAAAGGAATGAGAGACAAGGGAGTGAGGAAAGAGATAGGATTCAGCTGGGTAGATGTAATAGGTAGTATTGATTGTTCTTTAAATTTGCATGGATTTTCATCGGATGACAAGTCTCACCCCCAGACCGAGGAGATATATAGGATGGCAGAATGGATTGGTTCAGAGCTGAAGTATTTGGAGCACGAAGAAGAAGAGAGCGAGTCTGTGGCATTAGCGTGTATAATATGA